A single Haloglycomyces albus DSM 45210 DNA region contains:
- a CDS encoding type 1 glutamine amidotransferase, which produces MAATALVIENNPKQGIGRAGDWLTEVGLDLETLRPHAGDLIPRTVGGYDSLIALGGGRGVEWSEELGALMETAVADGTPLFAICSSARQLGENLGGELEDTKVAEARMLGKRDAAGRDPVFGPAPLTIDVVAWRRQELVRLPEDATLLAASPHGSQDVFRIGDHAWASQSHFELDPDQLAELGGFEPDALDKAASVDTHIVETWKPIIQRFGRLVTGRRKPLDLIDG; this is translated from the coding sequence GTGGCAGCAACCGCTCTAGTAATCGAGAACAATCCGAAGCAGGGAATCGGACGCGCCGGAGACTGGCTTACCGAGGTGGGCCTGGATCTTGAGACGCTCCGACCGCACGCAGGAGACCTCATCCCTCGCACCGTCGGAGGATACGACTCCCTCATCGCCCTTGGCGGCGGGCGAGGCGTCGAATGGTCCGAGGAACTCGGGGCTCTCATGGAAACGGCGGTTGCCGACGGCACGCCCCTGTTCGCCATCTGCTCCTCCGCCCGACAACTAGGCGAAAACCTTGGGGGAGAACTCGAAGACACGAAGGTCGCGGAAGCCCGTATGCTGGGCAAACGCGATGCCGCAGGTCGTGACCCCGTATTCGGACCCGCCCCGCTCACCATCGACGTCGTCGCTTGGAGAAGACAGGAACTGGTGCGGCTTCCCGAAGACGCGACCCTACTGGCCGCCTCGCCCCACGGCAGCCAGGACGTGTTCCGCATCGGCGACCACGCCTGGGCCAGCCAGTCCCACTTCGAACTCGACCCCGACCAACTCGCCGAACTCGGCGGCTTCGAACCCGATGCCCTGGACAAGGCCGCAAGTGTCGACACCCACATCGTCGAAACCTGGAAACCCATCATTCAACGCTTCGGACGACTGGTCACCGGACGACGCAAACCCCTCGACCTCATCGATGGCTGA
- a CDS encoding methylated-DNA--[protein]-cysteine S-methyltransferase: MYYTYMDSPIGIVNLTANDQGVTRLHLNEEPTVPKEAGNTVLAQTMEQLKAYFAGELQEFTVPLDPDGTEFQRQVWSGLQDIPYGHTWSYGELAQHIGRPSAVRAVGLANGRNPVSLIVPCHRVIGADGSLTGYAGGIERKKFLLDHEKHILNPALF; encoded by the coding sequence ATGTACTACACCTATATGGACAGCCCCATTGGAATCGTCAATCTCACCGCAAACGATCAGGGCGTGACCCGACTGCACCTCAACGAGGAACCCACCGTTCCCAAGGAAGCCGGTAATACAGTCCTGGCTCAAACGATGGAACAACTGAAGGCGTACTTCGCCGGTGAACTCCAGGAGTTCACCGTGCCGCTCGACCCCGATGGAACCGAGTTTCAAAGACAAGTCTGGAGCGGCCTGCAAGACATTCCCTACGGCCACACCTGGTCATACGGGGAATTGGCGCAGCATATAGGCCGGCCGAGTGCGGTTCGGGCCGTAGGGCTGGCCAATGGACGCAACCCCGTATCCCTCATCGTCCCGTGCCACCGAGTGATTGGAGCCGACGGAAGCCTCACCGGTTACGCCGGTGGAATCGAGCGGAAGAAATTCCTTCTTGACCACGAAAAACACATCCTCAATCCAGCATTGTTCTAA
- a CDS encoding AlkA N-terminal domain-containing protein translates to MRLDRNYCLRAVRSKDARFDGWFCLAVSTTGIYCRPSCPARTPKPANITFYPTAAAAQQAGYRACKRCRPDATPGSPDWDYRTDIAARALRLIREGVVDRHGITGLAREVGYSVRQLERHFLEEFGAGPQAMARTQRAQTARLLIENTTLTIGDIAFAAGFSSIRAFNKTVSDVFNSTPSELREKSSSASVSHPLALRLPFRRPLCPDNLFGHLVATAIDGVEEWRGGYYRRTVRLPYGVGTVAVAPGTDYIDCVLRLNDLRDISTAINRLRWMLDLDADPVAIDESLSIDERLAPLVATAPGRRVPRSFDSVEMLMRAVIGQQVSTRAARTHAQRLVSELGEKTDDRDGELSRIFPNPEAIAESSLDFLAMPEARKNTIRQAAQAIVAGDLDLSPGCDWRDTRRRLLRIRGIGPWTADVVSMRALGDPDVSMAGDLGARKGARRVGLPDTAEGLARYGKAWSPWRSYAVQYLWAATDHDINRLPESSER, encoded by the coding sequence ATGCGATTGGATCGGAACTATTGTCTGCGGGCCGTGCGTAGCAAGGACGCGCGCTTCGACGGATGGTTCTGCCTGGCCGTCTCGACCACAGGAATCTACTGTCGTCCTTCCTGTCCGGCACGTACCCCGAAACCCGCCAATATCACGTTCTATCCCACGGCGGCGGCCGCGCAGCAGGCCGGATATCGGGCCTGCAAACGATGCCGACCCGACGCGACCCCCGGGTCTCCCGACTGGGACTACCGCACCGACATCGCCGCTCGCGCGCTCCGGCTGATTCGTGAAGGGGTGGTCGATCGGCATGGAATCACCGGCTTGGCGCGAGAAGTGGGATACAGCGTCCGTCAATTGGAACGTCATTTCCTGGAGGAATTCGGTGCCGGGCCGCAGGCGATGGCGCGCACGCAACGTGCTCAGACAGCACGACTGCTCATTGAGAACACGACCTTGACCATTGGCGACATAGCGTTCGCCGCCGGATTTTCCAGCATTCGAGCGTTCAATAAGACGGTGTCGGACGTATTCAATTCGACCCCGAGCGAACTGCGCGAAAAGTCGTCAAGCGCGTCGGTGAGCCATCCGTTGGCATTGCGTCTGCCGTTCAGACGGCCCCTGTGCCCGGATAATCTCTTCGGCCATCTGGTCGCCACGGCGATCGACGGCGTCGAAGAGTGGCGTGGCGGATACTATCGGCGCACCGTCCGCCTGCCGTATGGAGTCGGAACGGTGGCGGTGGCGCCGGGGACGGATTATATCGACTGCGTCCTACGGCTGAACGATCTCCGCGACATCTCCACCGCCATTAACCGACTGCGCTGGATGTTGGATCTTGACGCCGATCCGGTGGCCATCGACGAGTCGTTGTCAATCGATGAGCGTCTGGCCCCATTGGTGGCGACAGCGCCTGGTCGACGCGTCCCGCGTAGCTTTGACAGCGTCGAAATGCTGATGCGAGCCGTTATCGGCCAACAGGTTTCCACTCGAGCGGCTCGAACACACGCGCAGCGTCTGGTCAGCGAGCTAGGGGAGAAGACCGACGATCGTGACGGTGAACTGAGCCGAATCTTTCCCAACCCAGAGGCCATCGCCGAATCCTCACTCGATTTCCTGGCGATGCCGGAAGCGAGGAAGAATACGATTCGTCAAGCCGCACAGGCCATCGTGGCGGGAGATCTCGATCTGTCTCCCGGGTGCGACTGGCGCGACACCCGCCGACGGCTCCTGCGGATACGTGGAATAGGCCCCTGGACGGCGGATGTCGTCTCCATGCGTGCGCTTGGAGATCCCGACGTGTCCATGGCCGGTGATCTGGGGGCACGGAAGGGGGCACGGCGTGTGGGCCTGCCTGACACGGCGGAGGGTCTGGCCCGGTATGGCAAAGCCTGGTCTCCATGGCGATCCTATGCCGTCCAGTACCTCTGGGCCGCCACCGATCACGACATCAACCGACTACCGGAAAGCAGCGAGAGATAA